One Alcaligenes ammonioxydans DNA segment encodes these proteins:
- the tetR(A) gene encoding tetracycline resistance transcriptional repressor TetR(A) — translation MTKLQPNTVIRAALDLLNEVGVDGLTTRKLAERLGVQQPALYWHFRNKRALLDALAEAMLAENHTHSVPRADDDWRSFLIGNARSFRQALLAYRDGARIHAGTRPGAPQMETADAQLRFLCEAGFSAGDAVNALMTISYFTVGAVLEEQAGDSDAGERGGTVEQAPLSPLLRAAIDAFDEAGPDAAFEQGLAVIVDGLAKRRLVVRNVEGPRKGDD, via the coding sequence ATGACAAAGTTGCAGCCGAATACAGTGATCCGTGCCGCCCTGGACCTGTTGAACGAGGTCGGCGTAGACGGTCTGACGACACGCAAACTGGCGGAACGGTTGGGGGTTCAGCAGCCGGCGCTTTACTGGCACTTCAGGAACAAGCGGGCGCTGCTCGACGCACTGGCCGAAGCCATGCTGGCGGAGAATCATACGCATTCGGTGCCGAGAGCCGACGACGACTGGCGCTCATTTCTGATCGGGAATGCCCGCAGCTTCAGGCAGGCGCTGCTCGCCTACCGCGATGGCGCGCGCATCCATGCCGGCACGCGACCGGGCGCACCGCAGATGGAAACGGCCGACGCGCAGCTTCGCTTCCTCTGCGAGGCGGGTTTTTCGGCCGGGGACGCCGTCAATGCGCTGATGACAATCAGCTACTTCACTGTTGGGGCCGTGCTTGAGGAGCAGGCCGGCGACAGCGATGCCGGCGAGCGCGGCGGCACCGTTGAACAGGCTCCGCTCTCGCCGCTGTTGCGGGCCGCGATAGACGCCTTCGACGAAGCCGGTCCGGACGCAGCGTTCGAGCAGGGACTCGCGGTGATTGTCGATGGATTGGCGAAAAGGAGGCTCGTTGTCAGGAACGTTGAAGGACCGAGAAAGGGTGACGATTGA